One genomic region from Croceicoccus sp. YJ47 encodes:
- a CDS encoding class II 3-deoxy-7-phosphoheptulonate synthase: MANDWSPESWKSHEGRHLPTYADTAALNDVEERLSHYPPLVFAGEARALKADLAEVAGGRGFLLQGGDCAESFAEFHPDNIRDTFRVLLQMAVVLTFASKQKVVKVGRMAGQFAKPRSAPTETQGDTELPSYFGDIINDIGFDSTGRQPDPERMIRAYSQNAATLNLLRAFAGGGYANLRQVHQWTQDHIGRSDWGARFSQTADRISEALDFMAACGVDPATVPQLQGTSFYTSHEALLLPYEQALTRKDSLTGDWYDTSAHMLWIGDRTRFEGSAHVEYLRGVNNPIGMKCGPSLEPDAMLRLLDTLNPAREPGRITLISRFGHEKVEAGLAPLVRAVKREGHPVVWSCDPMHGNVIKSPSGLKTRPFDRILSEVKGFFAVHRAEGTHAGGIHVEMTGQDVTECTGGAIAITDEALGDRYRTHCDPRLNGAQSIELAFLLAEMLNMEMRQRDAEAA; encoded by the coding sequence TTGGCAAACGACTGGAGCCCCGAAAGCTGGAAATCGCATGAGGGGCGGCACCTGCCGACCTATGCCGATACAGCGGCCCTGAACGATGTCGAGGAGCGCCTGTCGCATTATCCGCCGCTCGTCTTCGCGGGCGAGGCGCGCGCGCTCAAGGCCGATCTCGCCGAGGTGGCGGGCGGCCGCGGATTTCTGTTGCAGGGCGGCGATTGCGCGGAAAGCTTTGCCGAATTCCACCCCGACAATATCCGCGACACGTTCCGCGTGCTGCTTCAGATGGCCGTCGTGCTGACCTTTGCGAGCAAGCAGAAGGTCGTGAAGGTCGGACGCATGGCGGGGCAGTTCGCCAAGCCGCGCTCCGCCCCCACCGAAACGCAGGGCGATACCGAGCTGCCCAGCTATTTCGGCGACATCATCAACGACATCGGCTTCGATTCCACGGGGCGTCAACCCGATCCCGAGCGCATGATCCGCGCCTATAGCCAGAACGCGGCCACGCTCAATCTGCTGCGCGCGTTTGCGGGCGGCGGCTATGCCAATCTGCGGCAGGTGCACCAGTGGACGCAGGACCACATCGGCCGCTCCGACTGGGGCGCGCGCTTTTCGCAGACGGCGGACCGCATTTCGGAGGCGCTGGACTTCATGGCGGCATGCGGCGTCGATCCCGCAACCGTCCCGCAATTGCAGGGGACCAGCTTCTACACCAGCCACGAAGCGTTGCTGCTGCCTTACGAACAGGCGCTCACCCGCAAGGATTCGCTCACCGGCGATTGGTACGATACCTCCGCGCACATGCTGTGGATCGGGGATCGCACCCGGTTCGAGGGCAGCGCCCATGTCGAATATCTGCGCGGGGTCAACAACCCCATCGGGATGAAATGCGGGCCCTCGCTCGAACCCGATGCGATGCTGCGCCTGCTCGACACGCTCAACCCCGCGCGCGAGCCGGGGCGGATCACACTCATCAGCCGGTTCGGCCATGAAAAGGTGGAGGCAGGCCTCGCCCCGCTGGTCCGCGCGGTCAAGCGTGAAGGGCACCCGGTGGTGTGGTCGTGCGACCCGATGCACGGCAATGTCATCAAATCGCCGAGCGGCCTGAAAACCCGCCCGTTCGACCGCATCCTGTCGGAGGTGAAGGGCTTTTTCGCGGTTCACCGGGCAGAGGGCACCCACGCCGGCGGCATTCATGTCGAGATGACCGGGCAGGACGTGACCGAATGCACCGGCGGCGCCATCGCCATCACGGACGAGGCGCTGGGCGACCGGTATCGCACCCATTGCGATCCGCGTCTGAACGGAGCGCAGTCGATCGAACTGGCCTTCCTGCTCGCCGAGATGCTGAACATGGAAATGCGGCAGCGCGACGCCGAAGCCGCGTGA